Proteins encoded within one genomic window of Leptidea sinapis chromosome 7, ilLepSina1.1, whole genome shotgun sequence:
- the LOC126965277 gene encoding uncharacterized protein LOC126965277 isoform X2, which produces MWIPIYVFLYLLIRGENIDCSVTRDGTGAGNVKLFDSSVTYDVESTVMLNEISRRDKEVAYKVKAILTVTPHFKISDDEILLQFELKSPHLLSRGKHANEDFLPHQSIWESYPNSVFYAHWNAGVIEETYLDTNELSDIINYKRALISLFQFRVLDGEVTETDISGNCTVNYEILSNNVVRKIKTRCGDVAIGSSRRVTRYTLDPALSRFTELHCEEVHEIGAGGGAGMNVGSRPAAGLKARVWVRARMSNWRAHSPRPDTLQAARDSLPQSLSRTSLADPAPPAPLDTDDNDIQVSLTTCSCSALTPSCGQVTPLDIAWTICPSHF; this is translated from the exons atgTGGATccctatttatgtatttttatacctTTTGATACGAGGAGAGAACATTGATTGTTCTGTTACCCGCGACGGAACCGGTGCAGGAAATGTAAAACTCTTCGATAGTTCCGTCACGTACGACGTGGAGAGCACGGTGATGCTCAACGAAATCTCTCGGAGGGATAAGGAAGTGGCCTACAAGGTGAAGGCGATCCTCACTGTCACTCCTCATTTCAAGATATCAGACGATGAGATTTTACTGCAGTTCgag TTAAAATCTCCCCACTTACTATCCAGAGGGAAGCATGCGAATGAAGATTTTCTACCGCACCAATCCATTTGGGAATCATATCCTAACTCAGTATTCTATGCTCACTGGAATGCAGGCGTTATCGAGGAAACTTACTTGGATACAAATGAATTGAGTGACATCATCAATTACAAAAGAGCCCTTATCAGCTTGTTTCAG TTTCGTGTATTGGATGGTGAAGTGACGGAGACTGACATATCAGGAAACTGCACCGTCAACTATGAGATACTCTCCAACAATGTTGTCAGAAAAATTAag ACGCGGTGCGGTGACGTGGCGATTGGATCGTCTCGGCGCGTCACGCGCTACACGCTCGATCCCGCGCTGAGCCGCTTTACTGAGCTGCACTGCGAAGAAGTGCATGAGATTGGAGCGGGTGGAGGTGCGGGGATGAACGTGGGATCACGTCCAGCCGCGGGGCTCAAGGCGCGAGTGTGGGTACGCGCTCGGATGTCCAATTGGCGAGCGCACTCGCCGCGCCCTGACACGCTGCAAGCGGCGCGCGACTCGCTGCCGCAATCTCTCTCACGCACCTCGCTGGCTGACCCAGCGCCGCCTGCGCCTCTTGACACCGACGACAACGACATACAGGTATCTCTTACCACCTGCTCCTGCAGCGCTTTGACACCATCTTGTGGGCAGGTGACGCCGCTCGACATAGCGTGGACCATCTGTCCATCCCACTTCTGA
- the LOC126965306 gene encoding m7GpppN-mRNA hydrolase: MDKTKTNNMASPAVNFKTSRHSIPIDILDDLCSRFIINLPPEDRGNLVRICFQIELAHWFYLDYYCTDDSNRLNPCGIREFAAHIFQHVPQLREHVKSLDSVLDNWREYKQSVPTYGAIILDTDLTHVLLVQSYWTKASWGFPKGKVNEDEEPWKCAAREVLEETGFDISSLINKHDYIEAVIHEQIVRLYIIGYVPRDTKFQPRTRNEIKACEWFPIEDLPANRKDMTPKVKMGVSPNAFFMVLPFVKRMRRWVAERNPKVFTRRTRHKSMGEIESVKNVNKTISKGLQNEIHEYQQNTEHKYKTGPTHSTSKTNGNRKNGKMAKRQLFTPQNTHKNNYSPTQRDNTTSDNPYLKFVAPSWANFKFDKRAILECLT, encoded by the exons ATggataaaacaaaaacaaataatatggcTTCCCCTGCAGTAAACTTTAAAACAAGTAGGCATTCTATACCGATTGATATTTTAGATGATCTGTGTAG TCGTTTCATTATAAATCTTCCTCCAGAGGACAGAGGCAACTTGGTTCGCATTTGCTTTCAAATTGAGCTTGCACATTGGTTTTATTTGGATTATTATTGCACTGATGACAGCAACAGACTCAACCCTTGCGGAATTCGGGAATTTGCAGCACATATATTTCAG CATGTTCCCCAGCTGCGAGAGCATGTAAAGAGCTTGGACTCTGTTCTGGACAACTGGCGGGAGTACAAGCAGAGTGTACCAACATATGGTGCTATTATACTTGATACCGACCTAACTCATGTTCTTCTAGTGCAGTCCTACTGGACCAAAGCATCTTGGGGTTTCCCAAAAGGAAAGGTCAATGAAGATGAGGAGCCTTGGAAGTGTGCAGCGAGAGAG GTACTTGAAGAAACTGGCTTTGATATAAGCAGTTTGATCAACAAGCACGACTACATTGAAGCTGTGATACATGAACAGATTGTCAGACTCTACATTATTGGCTATGTGCCAAGAGATACCAAGTTTCAGCCTCGCACTCGGAATGAGATCAAAGCTTGCGAATGGTTCCCCATAGAGGACTTACCGGCTAATAGGAAAGATATGACACCCAAGGTGAAAATGGGTGTCAGTCCGAACGCTTTTTTCATGGTTCTTCCGTTCGTTAAACGCATGAGACGATGGGTGGCTGAGCGGAACCCTAAAGTGTTTACGAGACGAACGCGTCATAAGTCTATGGGGGAAATTGAGTCAGtgaagaatgtaaacaaaactaTTTCGAAGGGCCTTCAAAATGAAATACATGAGTACCAGCAAAACACAGAACATAAGTATAAAACTGGTCCGACACACAGTACATCGAAAACGAATGGGAATAGGAAGAATGGCAAAATGGCGAAGCGACAACTGTTTACTCCGCAGAATACTCACAAAAACAACTATTCTCCAACACAGAGAGACAATACCACTAGTGATAATCCATACTTGAAATTTGTAGCCCCCTCGTGGGCTAACTTTAAATTTGATAAACGTGCTATTCTGGAGTGCCTCACTTGA